A single region of the Denticeps clupeoides chromosome 18, fDenClu1.1, whole genome shotgun sequence genome encodes:
- the ccdc69 gene encoding coiled-coil domain-containing protein 69: MGCAHSKKKTCERGRRKNAKQASSTGCEKHSLDDLCPESKGQLEQYECQVKVLHDFLAAPGSLERDDLLKTHQHNELCVLVHSIAEKVKLEMTAELKALHEQDLKSTTEEYEGQVQELLRIHKEEKATLDEVHRATENNLKETVEELTADLKFFTELKQRVEMSTLKRDLQRNIETHGTPGAFWEQEQESLLFVIEMKRERVQELGSKLLQMEALVQKNLSLEDQVIHLLQQNEDLSVRIENYQSLIQQLSKEQSDLQEALEMQSELVQKLGHEKDELRFKLLQRGDSCAAASFLLPPVLPEVSPS; the protein is encoded by the exons ATGGGCTGCGCCCACAGCAAG AAGAAAACCTGTGAacgaggaaggaggaagaaTGCGAAGCAGGCGAGCAGCACTGGATGTG AAAAGCATTCCCTGGATGACCTCTGCCCCGAGTCGAAGGGTCAGCTGGAGCAGTACGAGTGCCAGGTGAAGGTCCTCCACGACTTCCTCGCTGCCCCCGGGAGCCTGGAGAGGGACGACCTCCTGAAGACGCACCAGCACAATGAGCTGTGCGTGCTGGTCCACAGCATCGCAGAGAAG GTGAAGCTGGAGATGACTGCTGAGCTCAAAGCCCTGCATGAGCAAGACCTCAAAAGCACCACGGAAGAGTACGAGGGCCAAGTGCAAG AACTGCTGCGGATCCACAAGGAAGAGAAGGCCACATTAGATGAAGTCCACCGAGCCACAGAAAACAATTTAAAG GAGACGGTCGAGGAGCTAACAGCGGATCTGAAGTTCTTCACTGAGCTGAAGCAGCGAGTCGAGATGTCAACGCTGAAGAGAGATCTGCAGAGGAACATTGAG ACCCACGGCACCCccggtgcattctgggagcaGGAACAGGAGAGCCTGCTGTTTGTCATTGAGATGAAGCGTGAGCGTGTGCAGGAGCTGGGGAGTAAACTCTTACAGATGGAGGCCCTG GTTCAGAAGAACCTTTCCTTGGAGGACCAAGTCATTCACTTACTGCAGCAGAACGAGGACCTCAGTGTGAGAATAGAAAACTACCAAAGCCTTATCCA gCAGCTGTCTAAGGAACAGAGTGACCTGCAGGAGGCGCTAGAGATGCAGTCGGAGCTGGTGCAGAAGCTGGGTCATGAGAAAGATGAGCTGCGTTTCAAGCTGCTCCAGCGGGGAGACTCCTGTGCCGCCGCCTCGTTCCTCCTCCCGCCTGTCCTGCCCGAGGTGTCCCCAAGCTGA
- the LOC114768290 gene encoding ganglioside GM2 activator translates to MERRAALLLSLCTAALFVPRAASTAPRGPTQIVGFAWKNCGAADDPAVLKALEVSPDPVSIPGDLTASAAGTTSVELDTPLALNLTLEKEVAGIWVKIPCVDEIGSCEYPDACDLLDQLTPPGQDCPEPLHTYGIPCHCPFKAGDYSLPQSDFYLPDIDLPFWLTNGNYMVKGILGRDGKELGCLQVSLRLHSG, encoded by the exons ATGGAGCGCCGCGCCGCCCTCTTGCTCTCGCTGTGCACGGCGGCCCTTTTCGTCCCCCGAGCAGCGAGCACGGCTCCCCGCGGGCCGACCCAG ATTGTAGGCTTCGCGTGGAAAAACTGCGGCGCCGCCGACGACCCGGCCGTTCTGAAGGCTCTGGAGGTCTCCCCTGATCCCGTCTCCATCCCCGGGGACCTGACAGCCAGCGCCGCGGGGACCACGTCGGTCGAGCTGGACACCCCTCTcgcg CTGAATTTGACCCTGGAGAAAGAAGTGGCCGGAATCTGGGTCAAGATCCCGTGTGTGGATGAGATTGGGAGCTGCGAGTACCCCGACGCCTGCGATCTGCTCGACCAGCTGACTCCTCCGGGCCAAGATTGTCCCGAGCCGCTGCACACCTATGGCATCCCATGCCATTGTCCCTTCAAAGCA GGAGACTACTCTCTTCCACAATCTGACTTTTACCTGCCGGACATCGACCTGCCTTTCTGGCTCACCAATGGCAACTACATGGTGAAGGGGATTCTGGGAAGAGATGGAAAAGAGCTGGGCTGCCTCCAAGTGAGCCTTAGACTCCACTCGGGCTGA